A single genomic interval of Streptococcus oralis subsp. dentisani harbors:
- a CDS encoding HEPN domain-containing protein, which translates to MKLSNLLQSRSSIKIDLNKKILKFNEFEAACKIKTINNGMSSANSYFTMEIKCKELLTAEKINSEINRIFYKFRNDRVVLLDDGVSRVYSSKAYSILHEVETALRAFITELMTFSNPNWLDEVREILNISSDKDKSDNKVLYSRNFDQLREFLFTDYSDTSYADIIDEILNENDEEKKISLVSEIPNKIPKTNWDRFIKNNATNISIDDAKFQKLLKQIYTQRNKIAHCNEFRKEDYEMFAKNCNTILEYLNKLTEVIIGCMSKDSDLKNEVSAIFTPEELYKSQDTIIVPANEEGFKEVFLGENRWYDVAIWEGRKEYIKYIAAYVTYPKMKITHYAVVDNVDTSPYNSKKKIIYFDGEAKQLSRPIDLGKDKTAFQRSRYTTFSKLQEAKTADDLF; encoded by the coding sequence ATGAAACTGAGTAATTTATTACAATCGCGATCAAGTATTAAAATAGATCTGAACAAAAAGATTCTCAAATTTAATGAATTTGAAGCTGCATGTAAGATAAAAACAATAAATAATGGGATGTCTAGTGCTAATTCTTATTTTACAATGGAAATTAAGTGTAAGGAATTACTGACTGCTGAAAAAATTAACAGTGAGATAAATCGTATTTTTTATAAGTTTAGAAATGATAGGGTTGTACTTTTAGATGATGGTGTTTCAAGAGTATATAGTTCAAAAGCATATTCTATATTACATGAGGTAGAGACTGCTTTACGAGCTTTTATAACTGAATTGATGACATTTAGCAACCCTAACTGGCTCGATGAAGTTAGAGAAATATTGAATATTTCAAGTGATAAAGATAAATCAGATAACAAAGTTCTCTACAGTAGAAATTTTGATCAACTTCGTGAGTTTTTATTTACAGACTACAGTGACACTAGTTATGCTGATATTATTGATGAAATTTTAAATGAGAATGATGAAGAAAAAAAAATAAGCTTAGTAAGCGAGATACCAAACAAAATTCCGAAAACTAATTGGGACCGATTTATTAAAAATAATGCTACAAATATTTCTATTGATGATGCAAAATTCCAAAAATTATTAAAACAAATTTATACACAACGAAATAAGATAGCGCATTGTAATGAATTTAGAAAAGAAGATTATGAGATGTTTGCTAAAAATTGCAACACTATTTTGGAATATCTTAATAAGCTTACAGAAGTTATAATTGGATGTATGAGTAAAGATTCAGATTTGAAGAATGAAGTTTCGGCTATTTTTACACCTGAGGAACTTTATAAATCTCAAGATACTATTATTGTACCAGCTAATGAAGAAGGCTTTAAAGAAGTGTTTTTAGGTGAAAATCGATGGTATGACGTAGCAATCTGGGAAGGTCGGAAAGAATACATTAAGTACATTGCAGCATACGTTACATATCCAAAAATGAAAATAACCCACTATGCGGTTGTTGATAATGTAGATACATCGCCCTATAATTCAAAAAAGAAAATTATTTACTTTGATGGAGAAGCAAAACAACTTAGTAGACCAATAGATCTTGGAAAAGATAAGACTGCATTTCAAAGAAGTAGATATACAACTTTTTCAAAATTGCAAGAAGCTAAGACTGCAGATGATTTGTTCTAG